One stretch of Oceanipulchritudo coccoides DNA includes these proteins:
- a CDS encoding leucine-rich repeat domain-containing protein, with protein MTFPKVFIPALAKVLLAFVFCSPLSGANEGPFTYDVTGSEVEITGFTCEVAEATVPAEIEGFPVTRIGPSVFSNCHSLTTVSLPDTITHIGDYAFLNASKLSSINLPEGLFTIGTWAFGSCQSLTSINLPSTLTVIGSHAFKECNSLESVALPDGVEAVLDSTFSHCTNLIEVVLPHTVTSIGPNSFAYCQSLSAITLPDGLTFIGQKAFFDCESLVNMTLPDSVRQIQDFAFAWCFSLESINIPEGVEYLRHYAFAGCNQLRNVSLPGTLLSIGPECFRGCSSLVNLALPDSVRTIEQSAFAGCSSLLSIAVPEGVQFIRGRTFSGCTQLADVTLPSSLLAIDHHAFATCVSLTEINLPASVQAIWSGAFRDCSGLAQITLPANLELIDESAFANCTSLSAIDLPDSLKEIGKAAFWNCTSVTNLAIPDRVGSIGWSAFSGMTRLESVVMGQGVGWISNFAFSDCLSLTSIVFPEAIAFIGEGAFAGCESLVSIVIPESVQEINHGAFEACTGLSAITLPSMLTLIEEDSFRGCVNLGEVDIPDTVEVIGRRAFADCTSLTHIDLPSGLPEISNSTFAGCISLPSITLPDSVEEILYDAFEDCFSLSKVSFSQNLRRIGSRAFFNCSALEALALPHGLESIGFQAFANCTGISELEIPDSVLSMDTAAFLGMSGLVSVSLPDSLQTVSDNIFRDCHNLAYIVVPDSVVRIESRAFANCFALTEVSLGAKVATIDELAFDNTPGLQTLVVPQSNPNFLMKGEALYQVDLESPANERLIKVLEGFSGRLEIPDSCTSIGEYALSRCEGLTGVDIPESVQSIGILAFSSCTSLAEITIPDGIEELPEGVFFACLELRRVHLPDSLKRIGNTAFAYCESLVSITFPAGFEGFNNPYISWNGGIFPEFTNVFDYCDSLQSVYFLGAPPKIPCHRRDPRSFPSWCETPFEYFRDVPSPIVYYLEGADGWPSPELSDSNNSLLQLPFSLGPWDDAILAQDDWRLHSWFGEFKVLGDQYIYHLEHGFLLYSGESSEAVSLFDPSLHRWMQTGKSLYPLMYFPGLGGWFHYMEGSGKPGSRMFYDYAKRQYVTETLIAGPGSI; from the coding sequence ATGACTTTCCCAAAGGTTTTCATTCCAGCTCTGGCAAAAGTCTTACTGGCCTTTGTTTTTTGCTCGCCACTTTCTGGTGCGAATGAGGGACCGTTTACCTATGACGTTACGGGATCCGAGGTGGAGATTACCGGCTTCACCTGCGAGGTGGCGGAAGCAACTGTCCCGGCTGAGATAGAAGGATTCCCGGTAACACGAATCGGACCGAGCGTCTTCTCCAACTGCCATTCTTTAACCACTGTTTCACTTCCCGACACGATTACACACATCGGGGACTACGCCTTCCTGAATGCCTCCAAGCTCTCAAGCATCAACCTTCCGGAGGGGCTTTTTACGATCGGAACCTGGGCCTTTGGAAGCTGTCAATCCCTGACCTCGATCAACCTCCCCTCGACATTGACGGTCATCGGGTCACATGCCTTCAAGGAATGCAACAGCCTTGAATCGGTTGCACTTCCCGATGGAGTGGAAGCCGTACTCGACTCCACCTTCAGTCACTGTACGAATTTGATTGAGGTCGTCCTTCCGCATACAGTCACCTCCATCGGTCCCAACAGTTTTGCCTACTGCCAGAGCCTGTCCGCAATAACGCTGCCGGACGGGCTGACCTTCATCGGGCAGAAGGCCTTCTTCGACTGCGAAAGCCTGGTCAACATGACCTTGCCCGATAGTGTTCGGCAGATCCAGGACTTCGCCTTCGCGTGGTGCTTCAGTCTGGAATCGATCAACATACCTGAAGGAGTGGAGTACCTGAGACACTACGCCTTCGCTGGATGCAATCAGTTGAGAAACGTGTCCTTGCCCGGGACCCTGTTGTCGATCGGTCCAGAGTGTTTTCGCGGGTGCAGCAGCCTCGTAAACCTGGCCCTCCCGGATTCTGTCCGGACAATCGAACAATCCGCCTTTGCCGGATGTTCCAGCCTGCTTTCCATTGCGGTCCCTGAGGGGGTGCAGTTCATTCGCGGGAGAACATTTTCCGGATGCACCCAGTTGGCGGATGTGACCTTGCCATCCTCCTTGCTGGCGATTGACCACCACGCGTTCGCCACCTGCGTCAGCTTGACCGAGATCAACCTTCCTGCTTCCGTACAGGCCATCTGGTCTGGCGCTTTCAGGGACTGCTCGGGACTAGCTCAGATCACTCTTCCGGCAAACCTTGAGTTGATTGATGAGTCTGCCTTTGCGAATTGCACAAGCCTGTCAGCCATCGACCTGCCCGACAGCCTGAAGGAAATTGGAAAGGCTGCTTTTTGGAACTGCACCAGCGTGACAAATCTGGCCATTCCGGACCGCGTTGGTTCGATCGGCTGGAGCGCCTTCTCTGGAATGACTAGATTGGAAAGTGTGGTCATGGGACAAGGTGTCGGTTGGATCAGCAACTTCGCTTTCAGTGATTGCTTGAGCCTCACTTCCATCGTCTTCCCTGAAGCCATTGCCTTCATTGGGGAAGGTGCCTTTGCCGGATGCGAGAGCCTTGTCTCAATTGTGATTCCGGAATCCGTTCAAGAAATCAATCATGGTGCTTTTGAAGCGTGCACGGGCCTGAGCGCTATCACCTTGCCAAGCATGCTGACCCTCATTGAGGAGGATTCCTTTAGAGGATGCGTCAATCTTGGCGAAGTCGACATCCCTGATACCGTCGAGGTCATCGGAAGGCGTGCCTTTGCCGATTGTACTTCCCTCACTCATATCGACCTCCCGTCAGGGCTGCCGGAGATTTCAAACTCGACCTTTGCTGGTTGTATAAGCCTCCCATCCATCACATTGCCCGATTCCGTTGAGGAGATTCTTTATGACGCTTTCGAGGACTGTTTCTCATTGTCCAAAGTTTCCTTTTCGCAAAACCTTCGCCGGATCGGGAGCCGAGCCTTCTTCAATTGTAGCGCTCTGGAAGCTCTTGCTCTCCCTCATGGCCTCGAATCGATCGGTTTTCAGGCCTTCGCCAACTGCACAGGCATTTCAGAATTGGAGATACCGGATTCAGTCCTTTCCATGGACACCGCGGCCTTCCTTGGGATGTCCGGATTAGTGAGTGTCTCCCTCCCAGATTCCCTCCAGACTGTAAGCGATAACATCTTTAGGGACTGCCACAACCTTGCCTACATCGTAGTTCCGGATTCGGTTGTCAGGATTGAGTCCAGAGCCTTTGCCAACTGTTTTGCCCTGACGGAAGTATCCTTGGGTGCCAAGGTGGCGACGATCGACGAGCTGGCCTTCGACAACACCCCGGGCCTGCAAACACTGGTCGTCCCTCAGTCGAATCCAAATTTTCTCATGAAGGGAGAGGCCCTGTATCAAGTCGACTTGGAATCCCCCGCCAACGAGAGACTGATCAAGGTCCTTGAGGGTTTTTCCGGCAGGTTGGAGATTCCCGATTCCTGTACCTCCATCGGGGAGTACGCCCTCAGCCGATGCGAAGGCCTGACCGGGGTCGACATTCCGGAATCGGTCCAGTCGATCGGGATACTCGCTTTCTCCAGCTGCACGAGTCTGGCTGAAATCACTATACCCGATGGGATTGAGGAACTGCCGGAAGGCGTCTTTTTTGCCTGCCTCGAGCTGAGACGGGTCCACTTGCCCGACAGCTTGAAGCGCATTGGCAATACAGCCTTCGCCTATTGTGAGAGCCTGGTCTCGATAACTTTCCCCGCAGGCTTTGAAGGATTCAATAATCCCTACATTTCCTGGAATGGAGGCATCTTTCCGGAATTCACCAATGTCTTTGATTACTGCGACAGCCTGCAGAGTGTCTACTTCCTCGGTGCGCCGCCCAAGATTCCCTGCCACCGGCGTGATCCCCGGTCATTCCCGAGTTGGTGCGAGACGCCGTTCGAGTATTTCAGGGATGTTCCCTCTCCTATCGTCTATTACCTTGAAGGTGCTGACGGGTGGCCATCTCCCGAACTAAGCGACTCCAACAATTCGCTGCTCCAGCTTCCCTTCAGCCTCGGGCCATGGGACGACGCAATCCTCGCACAGGATGACTGGCGGCTACACAGCTGGTTCGGGGAGTTCAAGGTGCTCGGAGACCAGTACATTTACCATCTCGAGCACGGGTTTCTCCTTTATTCAGGAGAGAGCAGCGAGGCGGTTTCCCTGTTTGATCCTTCACTGCATCGATGGATGCAGACTGGGAAATCTCTCTATCCCTTGATGTACTTTCCCGGCCTCGGCGGCTGGTTCCACTACATGGAGGGTTCGGGCAAGCCCGGTTCAAGGATGTTCTACGATTATGCCAA